A window of Pelagicoccus enzymogenes genomic DNA:
CCCGCCCCTGCAAGGCCTCCTCGATTTGCGGCCACTTCCCCGTCGGGTCATTGCGATCCCAAAGCGGCGTGTGGATAAATACCATGGTCCAGCGCGGGTCGGGATGCTTCTCGATTTCCGCCACGGCCCAATCCACTTGCTCCTGCGTCATCGCATGCGGGCGCGCTTCGTCATTGGAATTCAAGACCAGGCAAAACACGTCGTGATAAACGAACGAGTAGTAGCTGGCTCCGTAACGCTCCTTCCACACCTCGGCCATCACTGGATTCGTGTAGTCGTGATTCCCCGCCACGTAGAAGAACGGCATCTCCAGCTTCTCCACGAAGCCCTCAAATTCGTCCCATTCATATTCCAGCTGCTTGCGGTCCGTCGTGTAGCCTTGGATGAGGTCACCCACCGACATTACGAATTCAGGCTGCAGCCAATTCAACTTGCAGAAGGCGTCCTCCAGCACTCCCTCCCGACCTCCCGTCGTGTTGTCGGTAATAATGGCAAACTGGAAATTGCTGGGATCATTGTTTAGATCCAAGCCGGTCCAAGGATTTACCGTATCCGATTCTTGGATAACTACACGGGGCAAGTCCTTCACGTTGCTCGCGGAAGAATGGTCGTGACCCGAATGAGCGCTAACGCTGCTCGCCATGGAGAAAGCTCCTATAGCGAAGGCGAAAATTGGTTTCGATAACTTCATTATTCTCGTAATTGATATTCTTATACAAGGCAACCGGCGGATATCCCCGCCGGTTGCCCCCTTTTTAATTCATCCAGCGAAAGGCTTAGTTCGCCGATTCCGGATCGCTCTCCAAGAACTGGTTAAGATCGAAGAGTTCGAGCAATACGCTGCCGCCAGCATCTCCCTCGGCTTCGGCTGTGAACGCGCCCTCTGCCGCATCGACGAAAAGCGCCGCATCCAAACTGCCTGCTGAGAGAGCACCACTGCCAACCATGGCAGAATACGCAGCAGCATCGCCGCTTTGCCAATCGTCGTTGCGAGCGATCTCCTTGTCAGACTCGTCGTAAACGACGAGCTGCGGATCAGCGGCGACCGGATTGACGCGCCAAGCCGCGAGGCCTGGACCAATCGCCCTCACAAGGGAGCGGCTGCGGTTTCCGTCTGCAGCTACGAATCCGAGCTTAGCGGTTTCTCCATTCGGACCGATACGGGTCAAGCTGGATACGTTCGCAAGCGCTGCAAGCTGGTCCGCCGACGCGGAGAGATAGACTTCGCCGACAACCTGACCAGCGCCCGATTGGGAAGCGACGACCGCCGTGTAAACGCCGGGCTCTAGGGTGACGATCAACGCTGCGTCCAATCCTGACTCAGCGTTCACCTCAGCACCAAAAGCCTCAATCGCCTGAGCCGAATCGAGATCCCAATTGTCGTTCGACCCGACGCTCTCGTAGGTTCCGTACTCAGTCTGTCGATACAGGTCAATCTTCGCATCGCGTTCGCTGGAAGCCCTCAGCAGCGTCGTTACGCCCTGCTCGCCGAGCAACTCGAAACCGAGTACGAGCGAGCTGGCTATCGACTCCGATACATAGCCCTCCGCCGCAGCATAGACGAGACGCGTTGGCAATGGAGCCCCTACCTCGCTCGGCGTGCTTTGAGCCTGAGCTTCGCTGGCCTTGGCCGCTTCCGTGACAGCTTCCGTGGGCAGTTCCGCATCCCCGTTGCCCGCATAGGCTTCGCCCAAGAAGGTCAATCCCGGAGAGTAAACGATGAACTCCCCTTGAGTCGCCTCGAGGTGCAAGGTAAGCTCACCGCTCAATTCAGGAGCGCGGGTGATCGCCATTGCCTGGTTCGCGATGTCGGACTCGTACACGGCTACCGCCACTTGGAAGCCTTCGGCGTTAAGAAGCTCAATCGTCGTGTCCTGATTTCTCTGGATAGACAATCCGTTGGCTCGGTTCGAACCATCAGGATTCAAGGCGCCTTGGATGACAGCGTTTCCAAACGCAGTTTCCCGAGCTGCCAAGGTTTCTTCGGTCACACGTCCGAAAACAACCAAAGCGCCTTGGTCGTTTAGATGAGTGTCGGCCGGGAAGGTATGAACGATTTCCGGAGCAGAGGCTCCACCGGTTTCAGACACGCGGATCTGCCACCCCGACATGTCCGTTACGAACCCGGACAGGTTTACGAATTCGATGAACTTGTCTCCAACGGCCTCTTCCAGAACTCCATTGCGGTTAATGTCCGCTCCGGTTCCCAAGATCATAGGCATAACCTCGCTGATAACGATATTGTACGGATTCGGCTCGATATCCTCTACCTTCAAAATCGCCAGCGCGGGCAAGATGTCGGGACCGGACCGGACCACGATCCGCACGTCTCTGGTTCCATCCAGCAGTTCGTCGTCGTATCCACTTATTGGAAACGTGACTTGAGTTTGCCCTTCGGGAATCGTAACCGTCGTGGACTCGAGCGTGATTTCGTCAGGCTCGATCGCCCCTTCGCTGTCGAGCGTGTAACCGTTGCTTTCGATCGTCACCTCCAGGCCACCGGCAGGAGCTGGCGACTCAAGCCCGACCGTCGCGATCGTAGCGGCCCCTGATTCGTCTTCCCGAATCGAGCTTTTGCTCAAGGAGAGAGACAGCACGTTCTCAGGAGTGAAGTATGGTTGGCCATTCGGCAAAGTACCTGGCGAATAAAGCGAGCCGCCAGAGCCGTTGATCTGAGAGTGGATCGTGAAGTCCGCACCCGCAACGCCTTGGCTACGGTGGATGGAGCCTCCGTTTGGCTCCACCGGATAGATGTCGCCGTCGATCAGAAGATCTACCGTTTCGACCAAGCCACCCAGTCGAGCCACCAAGCTCGCGATTTCAGGACGGTTCGAGTTGAAGGCCAAAAGTCCAGATGACGACTTCTGGATGGTCGCCCCGCCG
This region includes:
- a CDS encoding lamin tail domain-containing protein produces the protein MKNRIQSSYFRRCFMGAAILAAASAACGATVSALQESFETDGAGTRYLVENGADDGEADFFARRQEFSNGTVAAGGTIDGDWLFGARDIDNATNFTSSTEDLLAQEGRLTWSGIDISGLGNLQLTMAVAEGGEGFEPNNTLLIEVRVDSGEWINIGGFRSRGTNAPARYFVGGASTLTGVDSPRLVPEFVDFDWPINMSGSSLDLRVTFNSNASAEDYYLDNVRVTGDDAVSFFGLNLEQEVFQEPADAALGTSLVIDLSTPAPVGGLDVALGLTDIALNTVNLPATLQVPAGQTRLEVPFEIRQDGQFTGVKVIEIDFEAEGYSTERLRFRVENSTPQPRVVMMELLNVNPGVTELDLIGDSNGDGIRNGSADDFVEIVNFEDFPVDISGWTISDDLGIRHEFEEGSVIGAGRAIVVFGGGNPTGVFGGATIQKSSSGLLAFNSNRPEIASLVARLGGLVETVDLLIDGDIYPVEPNGGSIHRSQGVAGADFTIHSQINGSGGSLYSPGTLPNGQPYFTPENVLSLSLSKSSIREDESGAATIATVGLESPAPAGGLEVTIESNGYTLDSEGAIEPDEITLESTTVTIPEGQTQVTFPISGYDDELLDGTRDVRIVVRSGPDILPALAILKVEDIEPNPYNIVISEVMPMILGTGADINRNGVLEEAVGDKFIEFVNLSGFVTDMSGWQIRVSETGGASAPEIVHTFPADTHLNDQGALVVFGRVTEETLAARETAFGNAVIQGALNPDGSNRANGLSIQRNQDTTIELLNAEGFQVAVAVYESDIANQAMAITRAPELSGELTLHLEATQGEFIVYSPGLTFLGEAYAGNGDAELPTEAVTEAAKASEAQAQSTPSEVGAPLPTRLVYAAAEGYVSESIASSLVLGFELLGEQGVTTLLRASSERDAKIDLYRQTEYGTYESVGSNDNWDLDSAQAIEAFGAEVNAESGLDAALIVTLEPGVYTAVVASQSGAGQVVGEVYLSASADQLAALANVSSLTRIGPNGETAKLGFVAADGNRSRSLVRAIGPGLAAWRVNPVAADPQLVVYDESDKEIARNDDWQSGDAAAYSAMVGSGALSAGSLDAALFVDAAEGAFTAEAEGDAGGSVLLELFDLNQFLESDPESAN